In the genome of Paracoccus tegillarcae, one region contains:
- a CDS encoding PAAR domain-containing protein, protein MSKPVALVGHPHTCPIHGGGPVMNPGQAFVRFNGIPLAVEGGQCGCPGTPPLPDPMVKGSGMVKINGRGVMRIGDKTAHGGKIAMGVPTLKAD, encoded by the coding sequence ATGTCCAAACCAGTCGCACTTGTCGGCCATCCGCACACCTGTCCGATCCACGGCGGTGGGCCGGTGATGAACCCCGGGCAGGCTTTCGTGAGGTTCAACGGCATTCCGCTAGCGGTCGAAGGTGGGCAATGCGGCTGTCCCGGGACGCCTCCGCTGCCCGACCCGATGGTGAAGGGCTCAGGCATGGTCAAGATCAACGGGCGCGGCGTCATGCGTATCGGCGACAAGACGGCGCATGGTGGCAAGATTGCGATGGGCGTTCCGACGCTGAAAGCCGACTGA
- a CDS encoding Gfo/Idh/MocA family oxidoreductase, with amino-acid sequence MLGVALLGTSRMAHVYGPKINAHNGLRLEVMFNPRESSSNAVADQYGGRAMTVLDDVLGDPAVDAVIIATPTNTHVDYIVRAAQAGKPIYCEKPLDQSLVRVDECLETLKEHRVPFMLGFNRRFDSDNAALAAAVRNGEIGRLTMLVSTSREPAPPPIEYVRNSGGYFVDATIHDIDLMCWIAGESPVQVIATGSCVHDPRICAEGDYDLPMTTLKMPSGLLVHINNSRSCAYGIDQRIEAFGDDGLLQTVNHCDENVLRWGATATEAKQPLKHFFLERYDMSFYNALGEFYSSVTEDRTPSATALDGRAALQVALACQNSAINGRAI; translated from the coding sequence ATGCTGGGAGTTGCATTGCTGGGAACGAGTCGCATGGCCCATGTCTATGGCCCCAAGATCAACGCACATAACGGGCTGAGGCTGGAGGTTATGTTCAATCCGCGCGAAAGCTCTTCCAATGCGGTCGCCGATCAATATGGCGGCCGGGCGATGACGGTTCTGGACGACGTGCTGGGCGATCCCGCCGTCGATGCGGTCATCATCGCGACGCCGACGAATACGCATGTGGATTACATAGTCCGCGCAGCGCAGGCGGGAAAGCCGATCTACTGCGAAAAGCCGTTGGACCAGTCACTCGTGCGGGTTGACGAATGCCTCGAAACACTAAAGGAGCATCGGGTGCCCTTCATGCTGGGCTTCAACAGGCGCTTTGATTCCGATAACGCCGCGCTCGCTGCCGCCGTGCGCAATGGCGAGATCGGACGCCTTACGATGTTGGTGAGCACAAGTCGTGAGCCGGCCCCGCCGCCGATCGAATATGTGCGCAATTCTGGCGGCTATTTCGTCGATGCGACAATCCATGACATCGATTTAATGTGCTGGATCGCCGGAGAATCGCCAGTGCAGGTCATCGCCACTGGCAGCTGCGTCCATGACCCCCGGATCTGCGCCGAAGGCGATTATGATCTGCCAATGACGACGCTCAAAATGCCCTCAGGGCTGCTCGTGCACATCAACAATTCGCGCAGCTGTGCCTATGGAATTGATCAGCGGATTGAGGCATTCGGCGACGACGGGCTGCTGCAGACGGTTAATCATTGTGACGAAAATGTCCTGCGTTGGGGGGCCACAGCCACCGAGGCGAAGCAGCCCCTGAAGCACTTCTTCCTCGAGCGTTACGACATGTCATTCTATAATGCGCTCGGTGAGTTTTATTCATCGGTGACAGAAGACCGTACACCATCGGCAACTGCATTGGATGGACGGGCAGCATTGCAAGTGGCGCTAGCCTGTCAGAATTCCGCAATCAATGGTCGTGCTATTTAG